In Leishmania major strain Friedlin complete genome, chromosome 19, the following proteins share a genomic window:
- a CDS encoding putative sarcoplasmic reticulum glycoprotein, which yields MSISGAAAPAPLRGRESGGNVPGSMGALIKKLHPLYTQRVRPLEEMYSFDVFRPSWYEETILNERPFITLFGPWSAGKTTFINYLLQSNDLWTGPQPTTAEFTVVMYGKEPGPVAGQALANSKHLPFKGLLDFGESFIRNLKGFQAPHALLERVTLIDTPGVLESAKDIHQRKYDYVNVCRWFAERSDLIFVFFDPSKLDAGGELRQLFQTSFKGFENRLRLVLNKADTISTQELMRVYGSLFWNLSNFINTTEPPRVYVGSFWDKPYSPNSFSRLFAEEKLDLLHELLEVIPQQARDKKVASLIRRAKEVLVHAVILGGIRADLPLLFGKSKAKKKAAEQLPRRYELIGARYKMNHRDFPPVQAYRSFLERFDVAKFPPLQKAEKAGLIRGIQELIDTILPSMLRPVCNTRAANPFEEDKQTGLLSMYRDHVLLQRDGRPGMQGGTDKVASTMGQGVPDSATTGPSSSVAAAPASGPSSLLGPGPAVTALSASPPFIELPSRAMAASSTAVAASSPPPPPPSSAAATSSPADMQAMMAIMQQMVAYQQQQQQQQDRQSSSAPATVNSHGTLSSSSSETSGCLAESSVPVTPQESNLNSEPQPPTVVPQLGLPNSCATQISAWAGGDESKSQH from the coding sequence ATGTCCATCTcgggtgccgctgccccgGCGCCTCTGCGTGGGAGGGAGTCGGGCGGCAACGTACCAGGCAGCATGGGGGCGCTCATCAAGAAGCTTCACCCTCTCTACACTCAGCGCGTGCGGCCGCTAGAGGAGATGTACAGCTTCGACGTCTTCCGCCCCAGCTGGTATGAGGAGACAATCCTCAACGAACGCCCCTTCATTACGCTGTTTGGCCCGTGGTCGGCTGGCAAGACCACCTTCATCAACTACCTCTTGCAGAGCAACGACTTGTGGACTGGGCCCCAGCCGACAACGGCAGAGTTCACGGTGGTGATGTACGGCAAAGAACCGGGCCCGGTTGCCGGCCAGGCGCTGGCCAACTCGAAGCATCTGCCGTTCAAGGGGCTTCTCGATTTTGGCGAGTCCTTCATCAGAAACCTCAAAGGCTTCCAGGCGCCTCATGCACTCCTGGAGCGCGTCACGCTCATCGACACTCCTGGCGTGCTGGAGAGCGCTAAGGACATTCACCAGCGCAAATACGACTACGTGAACGTGTGCCGCTGGTTTGCGGAGCGAAGCGACTTGATCTTTGTCTTTTTCGACCCCAGCAAGCTGGACGCCGGCGGGGAGCTTCGCCAGCTCTTCCAAACCTCCTTCAAGGGGTTTGAGAATCGTCTCCGTCTTGTATTGAACAAGGCCGACACCATCTCCACCCAGGAGCTCATGCGGGTCTATGGCAGTTTGTTCTGGAACTTATCCAACTTCATCAACACAACGGAGCCGCCGCGAGTCTACGTTGGCAGCTTTTGGGATAAGCCGTACAGCCCAAACTCCTTTTCTCGTCTCTTCGCTGAGGAGAAGTTAGACCTGCTACATGAGTTGCTCGAGGTCATCCCGCAACAGGCGAGGGACAAGAAGGTCGCGTCGCTCATTCGGCGAGCCAAGGAGGTGCTCGTGCACGCCGTCATCCTTGGTGGCATCCGGGCCGACCTGCCGCTTCTCTTCGGCAAGTCTAAGGCGAAGAAAAAggccgcggagcagctgccaAGACGCTACGAACTCATCGGCGCTCGCTACAAGATGAACCACCGCGACTTTCCCCCGGTGCAGGCGTATCGGTCTTTTCTGGAGCGCTTCGACGTCGCGAAGTTCCCACCGCTGCAGAAAGCGGAGAAGGCTGGTCTCATCCGTGGCATTCAAGAGCTGATTGACACGATCCTGCCATCCATGCTGCGGCCGGTGTGCAACACCCGAGCTGCGAACCCGTTTGAGGAGGATAAGCAGACGGGCTTGCTGAGCATGTACCGCGATCATGTGCTCTTGCAGCGCGATGGTCGGCCTGGCATGCAGGGAGGCACTGACAAGGTCGCCTCCACCATGGGTCAGGGGGTGCCCGACTCGGCGACCACGGGTCCGTCTTCCAgtgttgccgccgcccccgcaTCCGGCCCGTCGTCTCTACTTGGCCCCGGCCCCGCAGTTACAGCACTTTCTGCGTCGCCACCCTTCATAGAGTTGCCTTCCCGCGCGATGGCTGCTTCTTCCACGGCTGTCGCcgcttcgtcgccgccgccaccgccgccatcatcagCCGCGGCGACATCGTCGCCAGCTGACATGCAAGCCATGATGGCGATAATGCAGCAGATGGTCGCATatcaacagcagcagcaacaacagcaagaccgacagagcagcagtgcaccTGCTACCGTCAACTCACACGGGACACTATCCTCATCGTCCTCAGAGACATCTGGATGTCTTGCTGAGTCCTCCGTCCCGGTGACCCCGCAAGAGTCGAACCTCAACAGCGAGCCGCAACCACCTACCGTGGTGCCTCAACTCGGCCTGCCCAACAGCTGCGCTACCCAGATTAGCGCATGGGCTGGCGGGGACGAGTCAAAGTCGCAACACTGA